One genomic segment of Tripterygium wilfordii isolate XIE 37 chromosome 9, ASM1340144v1, whole genome shotgun sequence includes these proteins:
- the LOC120006389 gene encoding uncharacterized protein LOC120006389, which yields MALKKDKVSRIDRAKKQPLRSSSRKRTLESIRRASLKRRGLEMAENSARRASSVSLTHEEIMASLTLLEAEMAERKPQRGSSKRKILKKRWIVLKRLKRGAAELRASMRSEAENREKEMEAEYREKEMDRERVKKEVMRAFDEWLATALDALETNSSEEIPEAVFAGQLKM from the exons ATGGCACTAAAGAAGGACAAGGTTTCCAGAATCGATCGTGCTAAGAAGCAGCCTCTCAGGTCATCTTCGCGTAAGAGGACTCTCGAG AGCATAAGGAGAGCGAGTCTGAAGCGCCGGGGGCTGGAGATGGCTGAAAATAGTGCTCGCAGAGCCTCTTCCGTGAGTCTCACTCATGAA GAAATCATGGCCAGTCTGACCCTATTGGAGGCGGAAATGGCGGAGAGGAAGCCTCAACGAGGCTCGTCGAAGAGGAAGATTCTTAAG AAAAGATGGATTGTTCTGAAACGCCTGAAACGTGGGGCGGCAGAGCTGAGAGCAAGCATGCGTTCGGAGGCAGAGAATCGAGAGAAGGAGATGGAGGCAGAGTATCGAGAGAAGGAGATGGACCGGGAGAGAGTGAAGAAAGAGGTGATGAGGGCCTTCGATGAGTGGCTGGCCACTGCACTCGATGCGTTAGAAACAAATTCCTC TGAAGAGATTCCGGAGGCAGTTTTTGCAGGTCAGTTGAAGATGTAA